The DNA window CGACCATCACGTCGGCCGAACGCGGCCCGGTCCCCCACGAGATGCGGTTTCGGCACTCGACGAGTTCGGGACACCGCGAGCAGTCGGGTTCGAGGACGGTGCGCGAGTCTGGAAACATGGCTGGAAAATCGTCCGTTCGACCGCGTTCAGTCGTCGTCTTCGACGACTTCGATGCCGCGGTTGTTGACCGCGTTGGGGTCGAGTCCGACTTCTTCGAGGAACTGTTTGTACTCGCGTTCGCAGGCCTCCGCGTCGGCCTGCTTGTCGCTGGCGCGGTCACAGAGCGCCACGAGGTCCTCGGGCACGTCGTTCGTGTAGACGATCCAGTGGTTGATGAGGTCCGACAGCCGCCGAATCGGGCTGGTGAAGTGACCGTAGATCTCGAAGTTGAGCGCGTGGTGGCCGCCGAACGGGTCGCTCATGTAGCGAGCGCGGGGCATCACCTTCATCACGGCCCACTGGATTTTGTCGAGCTGTCTGCCCGGTGCATCCTCCAGCGTGGCGTTGACAGCCTTCCGCGGGTCGTCCCACGTGCTGCCCGGAATCGAGACGCCGTTCAGGTCCTGAATTTCCTGTAGCGCCTTCCCCCACTCGTCAGGCGTCGGCTGGGGGTGGACGCGGTACATCGCCTCGACGCCGCGGCCCCACATCAGTTCGTGCGTGACCGCCTTGTTCGCCTTCAGCATCGACTCCTCGATGATGGTGTGCGCGCGGTCGCGCCGCGGGTTCAGGACGAGGCTGCCGTCCTCCTTTCGCTGCTCGTGCATCCGGTCTGCGAGTTCGAACGAGAGCTTACACTCCTCGTGTAGCGGCGCGTCCTCGTCGTCGATTCGCTCCTCGGCTTGCGAGTAGGTGAGTCGCTCGTCGCTTTGGATAACCGATTTGTAGATGTCGATGGTTTCGTAGGAGAGGTTCTCCTTGTCGAGGTGCATCTCGACGGTGTGCGCGAGGCGGTCCTCGTTCGGTACGAGCGAACAGACCGTCTCCGCCAGCATCGGCGGGAGCATGTGAATCGTGTAGCCGGGGAGATACACCGTGTTCCCGCGTTTGACCGCCTCTTCCCACATGTTCGATTCCGGGTGGACGTAGTGGGTCACGTCGGCGATGTGGACCCAGAGGACGTACTCGTCCTCGCGCTCCTCGACGGAGATGGCGTCGTCGAAGTCCTGCGCGTCGATGGGGTCCGTCGTCCACGTCGTCATATCGCGCAGGTCTGTCCGCTCTTCGGCCTCGTCCTGAATCTCCTGCTGGATGTTCTCGGTTCGCTTTTCGGCCTCGGTCATCACGGCCTGTGGAAATCCGTCCCTGATTTCGAACTTCTCGAACAGCTTTTCGCGCTTGCTGTCGAGTCGCTCGGCGAGGTCTTCGGAGATTTCGACCGGCCCTTGGCCTTCGGCGGTTCCCGCCTCGGCCTGTGCGTCGCTCGTCATGGCCGCTGGTAAGGGTGTTGGGAAGTTAGGCGTATCGACTGACTACCCTTCGCGTTCCTCCAACGGGCCATAACGGTCTTGAACCGCCCTTTCGTACCGGGTCAAAAACTCAATCTGATCGACACGTCCGGCGTCGATGTCCACCAACAGCGCCTCCAGTTCGTCGCGCGGTTGATGGCATAGCTCACGGTGACACGCCTTACAGAGGTGCTCGAACGTCTTTCCGTTTCGCTCCCAGCGGTTCCCTTCCTTATCGTATTCGCGGGCCGCGGAGCGGCGAACGGCGTCGCCACACGCGATGCAGATGACTGACTTTTTCTCCCGGTTCCGCCGGGAACCCCACATACTAGCTCCTTCGACGCCCCCCCACTTCCCCTTTTTGCCGCCGCGAATCAGACCACGAACTCGTAGAGGTCGTCGCCGACGAAGTGAACCGATTCGACGACCTTCCCGGAGTCGCCGACCATCTCGTCGCCGGTCGTTTTCGCGCGCCCGACGGCGAGGACCTTCCCGTGGGTTTCCTCCGCGATGGCGACCAGGTCGCCTGCTTCGATGTCGTCGCTCGCTTCCACGATACCGGGGCGCATCACGTCCGCGCCGTCGCTGACGAACGAGACGGCACCCGCGTCGACGGTGACGACCCGCTTCGTCGGCGGGTAGGCGTTCGCGCCCTGCACGGTGAGAAACGGTTCGTCGTCGATGTAGACGACCATCGGGTCCCCGTTGACGAGCACGATGTCGAACTTCGAATCCTCCAACTCCACCAGTTCGTAGGTGTCGGCGTCCAGTTCGACGCCGAGCGCGTCTTCGAGCGAGGTTTCTATCTCTCGAACCTCGTCGCTTCGGAGATGATGGCGAGACTTGACTTCCATAATCCGACGTGCGTTCGTCTCGTGCATAAACCCACCCGTTTGAACCGACACGGGGCGGATACCGACGATTCGACAGCCGAACCGACGCCGAATCGACAGCCGAATCGACAGCCGAATCGACAGCCGAATCGACCGCCGGTCCGAAGTCGAATTACGAGTCGGCTTCGTCCCGCGCCGCTTCGTAGCGTTCGACGGCCGCGGCGAAGCCGTCCCCGGCGAGTTCGTAGGCCTCCCGCAAATCCAGAATCGGCGTCTCGGTCGCGTCCACGCGCAAGTCGTTGTAGTACGGCTCCGTCTCGTCCGCCTCCGTCGTCTCGACGAGCAGCGCCGCGCTTTGGACGTGCAGTTCCTCGCGCTTGTCTCCGCCCTCCGCGTAACCCGCCGCCAGCGCGTCGATGAGTCGCTCGGCCAGCGGTCGGTCGTCGTCCTCGTTCTCCCGGTACTCGCGGGCGGTTTCGGTCACGACCGACTCGCCGGTCAGCAG is part of the Haladaptatus paucihalophilus DX253 genome and encodes:
- a CDS encoding DUF7562 family protein, translated to MWGSRRNREKKSVICIACGDAVRRSAAREYDKEGNRWERNGKTFEHLCKACHRELCHQPRDELEALLVDIDAGRVDQIEFLTRYERAVQDRYGPLEEREG
- a CDS encoding RNA-binding protein; translated protein: MEVKSRHHLRSDEVREIETSLEDALGVELDADTYELVELEDSKFDIVLVNGDPMVVYIDDEPFLTVQGANAYPPTKRVVTVDAGAVSFVSDGADVMRPGIVEASDDIEAGDLVAIAEETHGKVLAVGRAKTTGDEMVGDSGKVVESVHFVGDDLYEFVV
- a CDS encoding ribonuclease catalytic domain-containing protein — encoded protein: MTSDAQAEAGTAEGQGPVEISEDLAERLDSKREKLFEKFEIRDGFPQAVMTEAEKRTENIQQEIQDEAEERTDLRDMTTWTTDPIDAQDFDDAISVEEREDEYVLWVHIADVTHYVHPESNMWEEAVKRGNTVYLPGYTIHMLPPMLAETVCSLVPNEDRLAHTVEMHLDKENLSYETIDIYKSVIQSDERLTYSQAEERIDDEDAPLHEECKLSFELADRMHEQRKEDGSLVLNPRRDRAHTIIEESMLKANKAVTHELMWGRGVEAMYRVHPQPTPDEWGKALQEIQDLNGVSIPGSTWDDPRKAVNATLEDAPGRQLDKIQWAVMKVMPRARYMSDPFGGHHALNFEIYGHFTSPIRRLSDLINHWIVYTNDVPEDLVALCDRASDKQADAEACEREYKQFLEEVGLDPNAVNNRGIEVVEDDD